From a region of the Mercurialis annua linkage group LG1-X, ddMerAnnu1.2, whole genome shotgun sequence genome:
- the LOC126665190 gene encoding bark storage protein A-like translates to MAALKLFVIYISALFFFLKQHQAYGAISHRTLKMIDRANMNGPYLGLVIPNMFEMNPLLRSPNFTASTLVIDFSGRRFRFGSIAGKRVILVMTGLGMVNTGITTQLLLSLFNVEGVVHYGTAGAINPLLNGGDVTIPKYWSHTGLWNWQKYGSGPEDELPLESSGDYTRQFGYIKIAKYNANVNGITSNTDGNKDNLLNNVWYQPEEVFPVDGVPEQRQHAFWVPIDPLYFEISKNLKDVPLDRCVNPTTCLSETPKVVTVERGTSANIFLENEAYKTFLYENFHVSAMDMESASVALVCYQQKVPFISIRALCGGKSEQSNHIPEDAFLSLASKNSAAVVVEFIRRLPPSTKTKSFTSY, encoded by the exons ATGGCTGCTCTAAAACTGTTTGTCATTTATATTTCTGCCCTATTCTTTTTTCTTAAACAACATCAAGCTTACGGAGCAATTTCTCATCGTACGCTCAAAATGATCGATAGAGCAAACATGAATGGGCCTTATCTTGGTTTGGTCATTCCTAATATGTTTGAGATGAACCCGCTTCTTCGTTCGCCAAATTTCACTGCTAGCACTCTCGTTATTGATTTTTCTG GTAGGAGATTCAGGTTTGGAAGTATTGCTGGAAAAAGAGTTATTCTAGTAATGACAGGGCTCGGCATGGTAAATACAGGAATAACCACACAGCTTTTACTGAGTTTGTTCAACGTAGAAGGTGTGGTGCACTATGGAACCGCCGGAGCTATAAACCCTTTGCTCAACGGTGGAGATGTTACCATTCCTAAATACTGGTCTCATACCGGTCTTTGGAATTGGCAGAAATATGGAAGTGGTCCTGAAGACGAGCTTCCTCTAGAATCAAGCGGAGACTACACAAGACAATTTGGGTATATCAAAATTGCCAAGTACAATGCAAATGTCAACGGAATCACCAGCAACACCGACGGAAACAAAGATAACTTGCTAAACAACGTATGGTACCAGCCAGAAGAAGTATTTCCAGTAGATGGAGTTCCTGAACAAAGACAACATGCCTTTTGGGTTCCTATTGATCcactttattttgaaatttccaAAAATCTTAAG GACGTGCCATTAGACCGTTGCGTAAACCCCACAACATGTTTATCCGAGACTCCCAAAGTGGTGACAGTCGAAAGGGGAACAAGTGCAAACATTTTCCTTGAGAATGAAGCCTATAAAACCTTCTTATACGAAAACTTTCATGTTAGCGCAATGGATATGGAATCTGCGTCGGTAGCATTGGTTTGTTACCAGCAAAAGGTACCGTTTATTTCTATCAGGGCTTTGTGCGGTGGCAAATCTGAACAGAGTAATCATATACCTGAAGACGCATTCTTGTCTCTTGCTTCAAAGAATTCCGCGGCAGTTGTTGTGGAATTTATCAGGCGATTGCCCCCATCGACTAAGACCAAAAGCTTTACATCATATTGA
- the LOC126681513 gene encoding protein NRT1/ PTR FAMILY 1.2-like, which produces MMSEPLLSNPKPKGGFRALPFIVAISAFEKVASFGLLPNMILYLTREYRMEAAKGANIIFFWSAATGFMPILGAFLADSYVGRFPMIGFGSIATLLGTILLWLTSIIPEARPSSSSCIQLSDSCESATTLQLLLLYSSLGLMAIGAGGVRSSSLAFGADQLRIDSQESDNNLNNARTLEKYFSWYYVIISISVVAAMTCLVYIQDVIGWTVGFGVPVVLMIMSSLSFLLASPFYVKCRPQASLCTRFAQVFVAAFNKRSIPLSPQGTHQEYYYGRKSVMLVAPSEKLRFLNKACIIRNPQQDLMPEGKASDPWNLCTVDQVEELKALIRIIPLWSSGMILSINLVQSSFPVLQASTMDRHITSNFEIPAGSFGVFIFLSLVIWVSLYDRVIIPLGSKLRGKHIRLGLKKRLGIGILLSSLSMAAFAIVEKARREKAIDQGFSDDPNAIVEISALWLLPYHVLCGVGEAFNAIGQNEFYYTELPRSMASISSTFLDMGMSIGNLLASFLMISTDNLSKREGEESWVSSNINKGHYDYYYWLLASLSLLNFVYYLACSKVYGPCKGERDNA; this is translated from the exons ATGATGTCAGAGCCACTGTTGAGCAACCCAAAGCCAAAGGGTGGATTCAGGGCCTTGCCATTTATCGTAG CAATTTCAGCATTCGAAAAGGTGGCAAGTTTTGGGCTATTACCCAATATGATATTGTATTTGACAAGAGAGTATAGAATGGAAGCAGCTAAAGGAGCCAACATTATTTTTTTCTGGTCAGCTGCCACCGGTTTCATGCCAATTCTTGGAGCTTTTCTTGCTGATTCTTACGTCGGTCGATTTCCGATGATCGGTTTTGGATCTATAGCTACTCTTctg GGGACGATTTTGTTATGGTTAACGAGTATAATTCCAGAAGCAAGGCCATCCTCATCTTCTTGTATTCAACTCAGTGACAGTTGCGAATCTGCAACTACATTACAGCTTCTACTTCTATATTCATCACTGGGGCTCATGGCTATTGGAGCTGGTGGTGTAAGATCATCTTCTTTAGCTTTTGGTGCTGATCAGCTACGTATAGACAGCCAAGAATCCGACAATAACCTTAACAATGCAAGAACTTTGGAGAAATATTTCAGCTGGTACTACGTTATAATCTCCATTTCTGTAGTTGCTGCAATGACTTGTCTTGTGTATATTCAAGATGTAATAGGCTGGACGGTCGGTTTTGGTGTTCCTGTTGTGCTCATGATCATGTCTTCTCTTTCATTCTTATTGGCTTCTCCATTTTATGTCAAGTGTAGACCTCAGGCAAGCTTGTGTACTAGGTTTGCTCAAGTTTTTGTGGCTGCTTTTAACAAACGAAGTATCCCTTTGTCACCACAAGGCACTCATCAAGAATACTACTATGGCAGAAAGAGTGTAATGCTTGTTGCTCCAAGCGAAAAATTAAG GTTTCTAAATAAAGCTTGCATTATTAGAAATCCGCAACAAGACCTGATGCCAGAAGGAAAAGCATCAGACCCATGGAACCTTTGTACAGTGGATCAAGTGGAAGAGCTAAAGGCACTAATCAGGATAATCCCATTATGGTCATCAGGAATGATATTGTCTATAAATCTAGTGCAAAGTTCTTTTCCAGTACTCCAAGCATCCACAATGGACAGACACATTACTTCAAATTTCGAAATTCCTGCAGGATCTTTTGgcgttttcatatttttatcactAGTAATATGGGTTAGTCTCTACGACCGCGTAATTATCCCGTTAGGATCGAAATTAAGGGGCAAGCATATACGTCTCGGTCTGAAAAAAAGATTGGGAATTGGGATTCTTTTATCATCGTTATCAATGGCAGCTTTTGCAATTGTAGAAAAAGCTCGGAGAGAAAAAGCAATCGACCAAGGATTTTCAGATGACCCGAATGCAATTGTGGAAATATCAGCACTGTGGCTACTGCCATATCATGTTTTGTGTGGAGTAGGGGAGGCATTCAATGCAATTGGACAAAATGAATTCTACTACACTGAGTTGCCTAGAAGCATGGCAAGCATAAGTTCAACTTTTCTTGATATGGGAATGTCCATTGGAAACTTGTTGGCAAGTTTTCTAATGATTAGTACAGATAATTTGAGTAAGAGAGAAGGAGAAGAGAGTTGGGTTTCAAGCAACATTAATAAGGGAcattatgattattattactGGCTTCTTGCAAGTTTAAGCTTGCTTAATTTTGTATATTATCTAGCCTGTAGCAAGGTTTATGGTCCTTGTAAAGGAGAAAGGGATAATGCCTAG